Proteins found in one Calditrichota bacterium genomic segment:
- a CDS encoding nucleoside 2-deoxyribosyltransferase, with the protein MRTTLLRGIPDRVPLQELIVDRKIQEHLLERPVTSIRDSIDFFACAGYDAIRISPKVTFRPAELSGHLKTEATNQDIERTWYSEGEGLVRDWESFENYPWPKLEEIDYSDFEMAQHHLPDGLKILAHYGDIFTWIWDIMGFETFSIALYEQPDLISAIFEKVGGIIYSMFETMVTFDNIGALWYSDDIAIGSGPFVSPDSFRKYLFPWMKKIGDLAKAHDLPYIYHSDGDLRMLLDDIIACGVDALQPIEPKAMDIRELKRQYGDRLCLIGNLDLEYTLTRGTPDEVVKATKGLIRDLAPSGGYCVGSGNSVPAYVPFENYLAMVETTLKYGTYPIQIPD; encoded by the coding sequence CTGCGTACCACACTGCTTCGGGGCATCCCCGACCGTGTTCCTTTGCAGGAATTAATCGTGGACCGGAAAATTCAGGAACACCTTCTGGAACGGCCGGTCACGTCCATCCGGGATTCCATTGATTTCTTTGCATGCGCCGGTTACGACGCCATCCGCATTAGTCCTAAAGTAACCTTCCGGCCGGCCGAGTTGTCGGGACATCTGAAAACGGAAGCCACCAATCAGGACATTGAACGAACCTGGTATTCGGAAGGTGAAGGCCTGGTGAGGGATTGGGAATCCTTTGAAAACTATCCCTGGCCCAAATTGGAGGAAATCGACTATTCTGATTTTGAAATGGCCCAGCACCATCTTCCGGACGGACTCAAGATTCTGGCGCACTATGGCGATATTTTTACGTGGATCTGGGACATCATGGGATTCGAAACATTTTCAATCGCCCTTTATGAACAACCCGATCTCATTTCCGCAATCTTTGAAAAGGTCGGTGGAATCATTTACAGCATGTTCGAAACAATGGTTACGTTCGACAATATCGGTGCCCTCTGGTACAGCGACGATATTGCCATCGGATCCGGCCCGTTTGTCAGCCCGGACAGCTTTCGCAAATACCTGTTTCCCTGGATGAAAAAAATCGGAGACCTGGCCAAAGCACACGATCTGCCGTACATCTACCATTCAGACGGCGATCTCCGGATGCTTCTGGACGACATCATTGCCTGCGGGGTGGATGCGCTGCAACCCATTGAACCCAAGGCCATGGATATTCGGGAATTAAAACGGCAATACGGCGACCGCCTCTGCCTGATCGGAAATCTGGATCTGGAATACACATTGACCCGCGGGACACCCGATGAGGTTGTCAAAGCCACAAAAGGCCTCATTCGGGACCTGGCTCCTTCGGGCGGTTACTGTGTGGGCTCGGGGAATTCCGTTCCGGCCTATGTTCCTTTTGAAAATTATCTGGCCATGGTTGAAACCACTCTGAAATACGGAACGTATCCGATTCAGATTCCCGATTAA